The proteins below are encoded in one region of bacterium:
- a CDS encoding Rieske 2Fe-2S domain-containing protein encodes MREVVIGRVSEFPESGRQVVAVDDAEIGVFRVNGRFTAFENVCPHLGGPVCQGKIIARVQEVIAEDKTSLGLAFSKDRTNVACPWHGYEFDVETGRHQGNSHFRLRPVKIDVVDGDLVVTVPERTRERIARARPASPGRPPD; translated from the coding sequence ATGCGGGAAGTGGTGATCGGGAGAGTATCGGAGTTTCCGGAGTCCGGTCGCCAAGTCGTCGCCGTCGACGACGCGGAGATCGGCGTGTTCCGCGTCAACGGCCGGTTCACGGCGTTCGAGAACGTCTGCCCCCACCTGGGCGGGCCGGTCTGTCAGGGCAAGATCATCGCCCGGGTCCAGGAAGTCATCGCGGAGGACAAGACGAGCCTCGGGCTGGCGTTCTCAAAAGACCGGACGAACGTCGCCTGCCCCTGGCACGGCTACGAGTTCGACGTCGAGACGGGCCGCCACCAGGGCAATTCGCACTTCCGGCTGCGTCCCGTCAAGATCGACGTCGTCGACGGCGATCTCGTCGTGACCGTGCCGGAGCGCACGCGCGAGCGGATCGCCCGCGCCCGGCCGGCGTCTCCCGGGCGTCCCCCGGACTAA